From the genome of Malus sylvestris chromosome 13, drMalSylv7.2, whole genome shotgun sequence:
CTAAACCAGCCGAAAAGAAAGCATAAAATAATGCGGGGATAATTTTgttataaaatatttttgttattaCTTTTTTATAATTAGTATCTCACTATTACGTGGAGTATCCACGGGTTTCTTCTAGGCTCTAGCATggtctaagattattcattaaGTCCAAATATAtgactttctttttcttgggtAGAGTTGTCTGTTTGCACTTGGAATATTGATTACATGGAACATCCACAGGTTTCttctagtatatataattatttatgtaattattaataattattattatgtatatttcatttatttttttagtgaATTAGATACCATCTTCTGGTTCTCTTCTCTCATTCCCAGACCTCTGTTTGTTTCCTCGATAGAAAAACCTAAGCTTTCTCGCCGTCTCACAACTTCATCTTTTTCTCATCTTGCCGGCGACTTCATCTTCGTTTCTTCCGTTTCTAGCGACTCTCTCTTTCCAATCCATCTCATATTCTCTTTCATCAACTTGGGTTATCTTTATCTGCGGGTCCATCTATCAAAGCACAACTTGTGTGCATTGTAGATGATGAATGATAGATGATGATTCTTGAATTTAGGTTATAATATATGAGATAACGGcataaaaattgaacaaaaacatgtgggccttgaattgggttgaaaataaaaaccaactttTGGCCGAAAAAATAGCCCAAAACAAAGTGACaattaccattaccataccaTACTAACTGAATTAATTGGTATatcgaaagtttggtacggtcaTGGTAACAGATGTTTCCTTACCAAAAGTTTGGCATGGTAATCGGTACAGAGATTTGGGTGCCGTAACCGCATCAAATCCACCCTACTTCTGAGTACTCTCCTtaagtttgacaaaactttcaaatgaaaagtacaagcattgcatatgaatagttaggcaaaCCATTTATGACTTGGGTTTTCGAGGCTCTTTGACGGACATCATCCCCTTTTTCTTGAATGTTCGTCAATTAGGCTACTAATGTTCTTATTTTGCAAGTGTGATTTTTGTCAATCTACCGTTGAACGAAATTTGCATCTACAGGACCCGTTTGTGCAAACTCGGTCCAACTCTGTCTAAGTGCCTAAACCGACCAAGACTTATGCTTATGTAAAGGAATCTACCCATTCATCTTTTGATGCGCCATACTTGTCTGTATAAATGCTGCCCAACTCAACCTGACTTATAGCGGGTCAACCCGGCCCGTAAAACAATATAAATAGGCATTACCCCTTCATTTTGGATAATCACAAGTTGCCCATTTCTTGCTAATTACCCTAATACCCCAATTTTCAGAAATTTgctttctccctctccctctccctctccgcCTATCTCCGGTGACCCCCGTCGCTTTTCCGCTGCAACTCAATCCGATCTGTACGCCCACAGTGACCCTCTCTCGTTGGTTCGAGGGTTTTCCAAGGGGTTTGcttcttttgtcttttttttttttgtttccttttgatcttccttttacctttcttggccTCCATTTCCCCAAATGGTTTCTCTGAACCCGTTGTCTTTTTCATAATTTAAGAATTTATCTATTTCAATTTGTTTAGCTGATTTTCTATGAATTTGATTTGTTGTTGCAGTGACGAGCTGACTTTCTGGAATCCGAAACCCTAATCTCTCCGAGGTACAAACATTCTTCCGAGCTATAAGATCTAATCCTATCATTACTTTCTGTTGTTTATTCTTATATAATTATTGGGGTTTTGCATATTTTTCATAGGTACCCATTGTCTGCATATATAACAAGGATTGATATTTCAAGTTAATTTTGGCTCCTTCATCTCCTATTTTTTTTCGTCCTTTCCTTCTTCCGTGAATGCATGTGCAACATTCTCCTATCAAAAAGTTCATCTcctaattctttttcttttttgtcttttccTTCTTCGTTCCTAATTATTTATTGTCTCAATCGATTAAGGCTTCTTGCGTAGGCATAGTAATCTGATTAGTGTATTATTTGCCGTGTATGTCTCACTGTCAGCAAGTCGGAATTTGCATATGCATTTCCATGTCCTTTTTTTGTGTTGCATAGGCCTCCATTGGAGGCTTTCACTGTGTGACCGTGttgttaaaatatatatataaacgaaACCAGTTTtggaaaaaaaccgaaccgattgaAACCAAACCCACCCAAGATACAATAACGATAGTAATAAATGGGTTTGGGGCATGGCCACTTCTGACCTAGGCTTGGCTTGCCGCTGCTGATAGCTTAAGCTTTTGGGCTTCTGGCAGTTGTTGAATGGATGGTGGGAGATTCAAATATGAAATCAGTATCAAACAAACTTTGCTCAAAATTTTCCTTGTTTGAAATAAGTGGAATGAAATCTTTGCCTAGTGCCTACATATAGATGTGAAATTACAATCTGTTACAATTCTAGGTCAAATACTATGATAGACGGCATAATTACTCATACTCCCTATCCATTCGTGGAGTCTGAAAGTTGGATTAAGTTGGATACCTGTCTGGATTTCAAAGAATTATTGATATTGCAACGCCGTAGATATCATGTAATTATAATATCAAAGAGTTTATTTCTAAGAATAAAATGAATCATTGGCATGTGCTCTGGTTGTTGTTTTTGCATTGTGTTACTTTGTAACTAGAAAAAATAATGTTGGTTCATAGGTTATCATACTCTTCAATTGCTTGAAAGTACACTACCCTCACCCACATGTCAGCTGATACAGGAATCATGGAGATCGATTTTGATGCTGAAAGTGATAGAACACCAGAGacaaatgaaaatggttttgtttGTAATCCAGTTTTACCTGATGAGTCTGGGGAAGGTTTGCCTTATGCTCCTGTGAATTGGCCTAATCCTGGTGATAATTGGCGCTGGAAGGTGGGGAAGAGAGTTTCTGCTGCTGGACACTTTCTGGATAGGTATCTCTATCTTCCAAAGCGTCTTCGCAATCGTGAACATTCAACTCGTAGGAAATATGGTTTTGCAAGCAAGCTTGCAGTTGAACGATATATCAAAGCAACATTTCCTGGTTTAAATCTTGATGACTTTTTTACAAAATTCTCCTGGAGGATCCCTGCACACCAGTCAGCATTGACAAATGGTCAGCCGTAagcaaatttgatttttattttctattttctcaACTTTTGTGCTTTTATATCTTTAGGGCATCtttatataaataaaatgataataTCTTTGTCTGTCTTTGAAATGATCTGGTGTTTGTGTACctgtgttttcttttccttttcattatcttttgttggtgatttgATCCAGAGCAATTTATCTTGGAGACTGGTGGCTAAGCTCTTATTTCTTGACTTATGTCTTCAAGACACGTGTGTTTGGTTGTTTATTTTCTAATTTGTATTTAGTGTAGTGAATGGCTGAACTAATGGTGtcaattttggaaaaaaaaaaatagtggggTATTTAAATGCTGTCAGATTCTGTTCAACATTCCTATACGTTAAAGTTTCATTTTCTATCTACAATCCAAACCgagtcttgttttttttttatcatgatCTTTTCTCCGTCTTTATAAgattcttgaatttttttatgtatAGCGAACAGCGAGCGAAGTGTATACATCATCAAATTCAAGCTGTCATAACAATATATCTCATTTTGGTTTTAAAGCTtttcacaaataaaaaataaaatccatgTTCAAGAATTTACTAATTTAGTTTACTACGCATCTAATATGTTTTTCACTTCTCAACTTATTGGAGAACCAATAGCATTACTTTCATGTGGAATTTATGCAGGTAGTGCGAAGTTAAAGCATGTGTCACGTGTTCTACCCCCTGAAGAGTGTGCAGAACCTGATTACATGTCTGATACTGAGCGTTGTAAAGCCGGAAATAAGAAGTGCAGCAGTCTGTTGGAACAAGCAGAAAGCCCAGTTTTAGCAGTAATGGAGTGTGATATTTGCTGCACTGAACCTAAGTTCTGCCGTGATTGCTGCTGCATTCTTTGTTGCAAGTCTGTAAACTCGTCCTGTGCAGGTTATGATTACATTCGATGCGAAGCATTGATGCATGATGGTAGCATATGTGGGCATGCTGCCCACATTGATTGTGCTCTGCGATGTTACATGGCTGGCACTGTAGGAGGAAGCATTGGCTTGGATTCTGAATACTATTGCCGGCGCTGTGATGAAAAAACAGATTTGGTTTCACATGTCACAAGGCTTTTACTTGCTTGCGAATCTCTTGATTCTCGGGATGATGTTGAGaagattttaaattttggtATCTGCATTTTGCGTGGTTCACAGAAAACCAGTGCAAGGGACCTGCTGAAACGTATTGAAGTGGCCATTGAAAAGGTAAATATAGTAGCTTCACAGTATTTAGACTCCCACACTTACACTTCCTAAAATTCCGGCAATATAACATTTCTATTTTAAGCAGCTCAAATGTGGGACTAATCTTGAAGATATTTGGAAAGAGGGAGACAATTTTTCGACAATCTCCACTGGTAATCTTCCTTTTCTAAAATTAAGTAATTATGTTATGATAATTACTTGCAACTTTTTGGATGctgtacaaaaaataaaattagttaaTTTGCACAAggtttcatctctctctctctctctctctctctaaaatgtTTTCATTTGCATACAGATGTCTCTCATCATGGGGATACTGTCATGGAACTTACTGGCTTCCAAGAACCCTTGGATGTCAGGGGCTCGCAATTTTATTATCGAACTGAAGCTCAAAAACTTGAGGAAGAGATTGATCAGGTTCTCCATGCACTAAGAAGGTCACAGGAAACTGAATTTAAAATGGCGGAGGAATGCCTTAATGCACAGAAGAACTATCTCTGTAATCTGTATCAGCAACTTGAGAAGGAGAAGTCTGATTTGGTACAGCACGCGTCAACTGACTCGGATGCTTTACTGAGTACTGTAATGAGCAGAGTGAAGCAGATTAAAAGCGAAGTCAAAAAGCTTAAGGATATGGAAGAAGTGGCCAACGGATTTGGAAAGACTTCTAGAGCTGTCCTGAAGGAGCACTTCAGTTTGGCAATTGAGGATTGAAGTAAACCTTACTGGATTATGATGGTTTAATTTCgttgtttcatcaactttggTATTGAACTGGCTTCTTTATGGTTTGAACCGATTGCGCATTAGATTTTTGTGCAATCGGGCTGTCACATTTTTGTGTGAGGGTTTGTAAGCACGAGGGCATCTAGTAGAATCAGCCTGTGCCTACTGGCAGAAGAAAGGTATGAAGAGGCCGTTGAAGGACTTTCAAGGAACCCTCTTATGTTGTGAATTGTATCCTATGAGCTCCCAAAGAATCTGCACCTTCTTGCAGTGATTGCGTTGTTTGATGAAACGGTGCATGAGAAAGGTCGTCGCAGATTATAGTCTGTTTGAAGCATCAGGCAAGTGCGCTCTCAACCTCCCAATTTCCCCGACTGcgatttttgcttttctttatgTCTGTGAAGGCGGTTCGCCTGACTGGGGAATCGGAAATTTTGGCAACTAGAGAACACTTTGGAGCAGGAGTGCTGCTGCTCTTCGTTCGTGTGAATAGGTTGGTTGCAGATGTAGGCATTTTCATTTCCTGTACAATGTGTGTACAATGTGTGCACAATGCACAAATATAGTTTCTTCGGAATGAAATGGAcctttcaagttgttaaaatgGTTTGGTTATGCTTGCTTATTTGGTTTTCCGATTTatacaaaaactgaaaatttaaataGTCATCAATCGTGGGTTTGTGCTACTTTCGGACGAATGAAGCTAAAGCAACCCCCCCAGCTTTCAGTTTTCAATCTCTTAGTACTAGGATTAATAAATCAAACGAGAATCAAGGAACGGAAACAAGGACAGCACCGAGCAGTGTCAAAAGGAGTAAACGGGAGTGTGAAAATCGCAACGGCGGAAACACCGcatgcaaaagcaaaagcaaaagcaaaagcaatacCAATAACCTAGATCTAAAAGACCAATCCAGATCCAGTACACAATTGCATCATCATTGCTAAAACCAACATTTCTTTCATTCAACAAGAACAGCAGCATAAAACAACGGCAGCCTCAAAAGCTCAGTTGCAAAGCTAAATCCAACTTAATTGGAACAACTAAAATTATAGCCCAAACAAGtaaaaagatttaaaaaataCAGAGATAATTACTGTACAAGAACAAGGCGGTTACCCATACCTCCTCTGAAACCCCCACCCCCATTCCCGTCGCCACCGCCCCAAACCTCTCCGCCACCATCACCCCCGTCCGCATTCTCCACTCCCACATCCTTCGGCACCGTCACGATAAGCTCCCCGTCCACGAAAACCGCGCTGGCCAACTCGGGTCGAGTCGATTCCGGCAGCCGAAACCTCCACATGTCGAGCTCGAGCTCGTCCATCGTCAATTCCGCCGATCCACTTTCGCGAACCACGATTTTGGTCACCCCGGGATGGATTTCGATGGTGTGGGCCCTCACGCcgtcgccgatattatcggcttCGGCGACGAATCGGAAGCAATCGGGATTCTCCTGGACCAGAACGTCAGCGTCGGACCGAAAGGGGAGCTCCAGGATCCGGCTGAAGACATGGGGGAGACGGCGGAGCTTCTTATGGGTCAGACCCAAAAGTGCCTGCGCTTCAGAAAGTGGGTTTCTTGATCTGTATTGGACGGTGATGTTGCGCTTCCTGGGCATGGGGTGGACCTTCATGGTTGGCGGCTTCAGTGGCAGCTGCTGGGGCGGCGGTGGCGGAGGTAGTGGAGCTGCAGAAGAAATAGAGGGATGCGACAAGACTAATAGAAAGATGAAAGATGCCCTTCTTGTGAAAAAGGCAGGCCAATCTTGGGTGGGAATCAAAATCCTGATTGGGTTGTTGTTTTTACCAAAAGAAGGAATCATAAAGGATCGGTGGGAAAATTGATTTGggtattttttgggaaaatgccctaaccctagaaattggattggattggattggattggattgataTTGaaatggattggattggattgaattgaattgaattttccCAATTTCTTTCTGATAATTTAGAAATTGGGGAGAATGAAAGAAATGTTGGCTGCAATTTGAAAAGGGCGTTAAGGAAAGCTCCCTTTCTGGGTAAGCATAGTGGCTAGAGAGGCGATGGGCAGAATCACAGCAGAATATATAAAAGGCAAGATGGTTTAGGTTTCATCCTTGGACTTTACTATAATTACAATTTTggccatattttaattttttgcacCATCGTTTATAGCTACTTTGATGTCAAGGAAATCTTAACAGGACAAGGATAAAAAAGGTTATTCCTTgtgtaattatataataatagaGATATATAGGGTGTAATTTCATAGTAATTGTAAGTCACCTTCCAAGCTCATGTCTTGTGACACAATTTAGGTTGTCCTTTTGAATTCGTTTTCGTTTTATTATGTGACAACTTTGTCAACgtgttttgggattttttttgaCGTTTTTTCAGTGGCAAACGAGTGATCAACGCATAAAGACATGTCCTTGTGAGAAGAACAACACATGGAAATGACTGCTTGCTAATATTTCTAGGTTGACGAGCAAGTTAACTAACATGAAATGGGTACATTTTCATATTTCTAACTTTCTAAGAGGAAGGAAGTAAGGGACATTCCGTtaccaaaaaagaagaaagggacATTCCGTCTCCTAGACTCATTGGCAACTTCCTTGAAGTTACACTCCCTCCTCCACCCTTGTCTAATATGGCATTTTACAAAACTAACATCGATCGACTTTGCATGAGCTCTTTTATCACAGAA
Proteins encoded in this window:
- the LOC126594792 gene encoding protein OBERON 1 isoform X1, translated to MSADTGIMEIDFDAESDRTPETNENGFVCNPVLPDESGEGLPYAPVNWPNPGDNWRWKVGKRVSAAGHFLDRYLYLPKRLRNREHSTRRKYGFASKLAVERYIKATFPGLNLDDFFTKFSWRIPAHQSALTNGSAKLKHVSRVLPPEECAEPDYMSDTERCKAGNKKCSSLLEQAESPVLAVMECDICCTEPKFCRDCCCILCCKSVNSSCAGYDYIRCEALMHDGSICGHAAHIDCALRCYMAGTVGGSIGLDSEYYCRRCDEKTDLVSHVTRLLLACESLDSRDDVEKILNFGICILRGSQKTSARDLLKRIEVAIEKLKCGTNLEDIWKEGDNFSTISTDVSHHGDTVMELTGFQEPLDVRGSQFYYRTEAQKLEEEIDQVLHALRRSQETEFKMAEECLNAQKNYLCNLYQQLEKEKSDLVQHASTDSDALLSTVMSRVKQIKSEVKKLKDMEEVANGFGKTSRAVLKEHFSLAIED
- the LOC126594792 gene encoding protein OBERON 1 isoform X2; the encoded protein is MEIDFDAESDRTPETNENGFVCNPVLPDESGEGLPYAPVNWPNPGDNWRWKVGKRVSAAGHFLDRYLYLPKRLRNREHSTRRKYGFASKLAVERYIKATFPGLNLDDFFTKFSWRIPAHQSALTNGSAKLKHVSRVLPPEECAEPDYMSDTERCKAGNKKCSSLLEQAESPVLAVMECDICCTEPKFCRDCCCILCCKSVNSSCAGYDYIRCEALMHDGSICGHAAHIDCALRCYMAGTVGGSIGLDSEYYCRRCDEKTDLVSHVTRLLLACESLDSRDDVEKILNFGICILRGSQKTSARDLLKRIEVAIEKLKCGTNLEDIWKEGDNFSTISTDVSHHGDTVMELTGFQEPLDVRGSQFYYRTEAQKLEEEIDQVLHALRRSQETEFKMAEECLNAQKNYLCNLYQQLEKEKSDLVQHASTDSDALLSTVMSRVKQIKSEVKKLKDMEEVANGFGKTSRAVLKEHFSLAIED